One genomic segment of Synchiropus splendidus isolate RoL2022-P1 chromosome 16, RoL_Sspl_1.0, whole genome shotgun sequence includes these proteins:
- the luzp1 gene encoding leucine zipper protein 1, with translation MSDHKDMTHRHLRHKLQSLSRRLDELEEATNKLQKSEDELLDLQDKIIQAEGSNSSQLADVEALRKRLLRIQGKDEEVRKAEDLCRTVREKLEEEENLTKDLKAEIERLQRRMAELEKLEEAFGKSKSDCSQLCLSLNEEKNLTKKLSTELEALKARLKEVEGSETKLNRAEQALTMELEKLKGLSESFMTERKRLLQKQQEDANVIFKLTEQLEHQKIRLGMPADAGHADLMRSRIEDELSSTGILANKRAVRKKSSDYLKLSDDSLLNKTENQKNSSLEGSQEEDNKVKELTQEVERLKNRLKQLEIVEEDLKISECKNGELNEKYQIELNRAHNLAEQVEQLRTQLCGKVGGNGSCKTVMPNSTAKVLENGKAENEEISTKGFRQEKPKYKNAPSVSEPTSPKLSPLHKREARVRGRDLSHSEDASPLSSRRALSPAQMARRKPKNPVVSSDNGLKDSGRGPDEKTRGLAYSPLNSSSSDAKKASVLSRYPPAANDQKPLRSAPKHTDGDSKKSRLEKISKTYIGSDSESNNSDVVPESTTTVGSLSALVKDPGSDQELLDQVEETVAVTVASKMSKANGSYAAYRSHIPLLSNDQGSESHSSASETESTGSRPSEPEPMPETTSAAIGSRTAASRYSRYSNVRDSHSGGSSTRSSFDEELHGRTNLADGGHLGPTQTLSGLEIQRVCSPREALRSKAVIKPVIVEIDRKEMMISEPVSTNGKPKISTKPVVTSTSKMTSSITFYPNDPSSSRTSSRSSSVSSEAMPTKERHTSTSNILIGPTSDHHGSVSVPYEISIPKSEIPLRSHPDQDSGMDYSSDSSSRPKLGTSRVESTASHRSYQRNNFSSLSSDCTADLNDMESGFESSSSSTTVTSWRSQRQNPHSLEDAMPDMRNVTVRSTWRNRGAVSADETRRGRGGTKAVMDGGSEDEVEAAPTWRAYPATTTDMEEVVNSRTGTSGSTAAAKGVKPSRAEVYMRQINSTEDTGLRRTKRSQSPSVDAGGLVRSIPHAPVTSQSWGRPSSQSPQSIDESPSSWRQQTSYERTTKPKGELWSSRSQGSGARTEGRGGAGSRPWTHRQAEHH, from the exons ATGTCGGATCATAAAGACATGACGCATCGCCACCTGCGGCACAAGCTGCAGAGCCTGAGCAGAAGACTAGATGAGCTGGAAGAGGCCACCAATAAGCTGCAGAAGTCTGAAGATGAGCTGCTCGATCTTCAG GACAAGATCATCCAGGCTGAAGGGAGCAACTCATCGCAACTCGCAGACGTGGAGGCTCTGAGGAAGCGTCTTCTGAGGATCCAAGGGAAAGACGAGGAAGTGCGTAAAGCCGAGGACCTGTGCCGGACCGTGCGTGAAAAactggaagaggaagaaaacctCACAAAGGACCTGAAAGCAGAGATCGAACGTCTCCAGCGAAGGATGGCAGAACTGGAAAAATTGGAAGAAGCCTTTGGGAAGAGCAAGTCTGACTGTAGCCAGCTTTGCCTGAGCCTCAACGAGGAAAAAAACTTGACGAAGAAGCTTTCAACTGAGTTGGAGGCTCTGAAAGCTCGCTTGAAGGAAGTGGAAGGATCTGAGACGAAGCTGAACCGAGCAGAGCAGGCCTTGACTATGGAGCTCGAGAAGCTGAAGGGATTGAGCGAGAGCTTCATGACTGAACGTAAGAGGCTACTGCAGAAGCAGCAAGAGGAtgcaaatgttatttttaagcTGACAGAGCAGCTCGAGCACCAGAAGATCCGGCTTGGTATGCCGGCCGACGCGGGTCATGCCGATTTAATGAGGTCCAGAATCGAGGACGAGCTGTCGTCCACGGGAATCCTCGCGAATAAACGGGCTGTGCGCAAGAAAAGCAGTGACTACTTGAAGTTGTCTGACGATAGCCTGCTGAATAAAACCGAGAATCAGAAGAACAGTAGCCTTGAGGGTTCGCAGGAGGAGGACAACAAAGTTAAGGAGTTGACACAGGAAGTAGAAAGGTTAAAGAATCGTCTCAAGCAGCTGGAGATCGTGGAGGAGGACCTGAAGATTTCGGAGTGTAAAAACGGGGAGCTTAATGAAAAGTATCAGATAGAACTGAACCGAGCTCACAACCTGGCGgagcaggtggagcagctgaggacGCAGTTGTGTGGAAAAGTGGGAGGAAATGGCAGCTGTAAAACAGTCATGCCAAACAGCACGGCAAAGGTTCTAGAGAACGGCAAAGCTGAGAACGAGGAGATCAGCACGAAAGGATTCCGGCAGGAGAAGCCGAAATATAAGAATGCCCCGTCCGTCTCGGAACCCACTTCGCCCAAGCTTTCGCCTCTTCACAAAAGAGAAGCCAGGGTGCGAGGCAGAGATCTGAGCCACTCTGAAGATGCTTCGCCCTTGTCTTCAAGAAGAGCCCTTAGCCCCGCCCAAATGGCCAGGCGGAAGCCCAAAAACCCTGTTGTCTCATCTGATAATGGATTAAAAGATTCAGGCAGAGGGCCTGACGAAAAGACAAGAGGGTTGGCGTACAGCCCCTTAAATTCCTCTTCTAGTGATGCTAAAAAAGCCTCTGTTCTGAGCCGTTACCCTCCGGCGGCAAACGACCAGAAGCCGCTGAGGTCTGCCCCAAAACACACTGATGGAGACAGCAAGAAGAGTAGGTTAGAGAAGATTTCAAAAACCTATATAGGCAGTGATAGTGAATCTAACAATTCCGATGTCGTGCCTGAGAGCACCACGACCGTCGGCAGTCTGTCTGCACTGGTAAAGGACCCTGGTTCCGATCAAGAGTTGCTGGACCAGGTTGAAGAAACTGTTGCTGTAACTGTAGCGTCCAAAATGTCCAAAGCAAATGGGTCTTATGCAGCATATAGGTCACACATCCCGCTGCTGTCCAATGATCAGGGGTCAGAGAGTCACTCCTCAGCTTCTGAAACCGAGTCCACCGGGTCAAGACCATCAGAACCTGAACCAATGCCTGAGACGACTTCCGCAGCTATCGGCAGTAGGACGGCAGCTTCAAGGTATTCCAGATATTCAAATGTTCGCGACTCGCATTCAGGAGGGTCTTCCACTCGTAGCTCTTTCGATGAGGAGCTCCACGGCAGAACAAACCTAGCCGACGGAGGCCATTTGGGCCCGACGCAGACGCTGTCCGGCCTCGAGATCCAGCGGGTTTGCAGCCCGCGAGAGGCACTGAGGTCAAAAGCCGTTATTAAGCCGGTCATAGTAGAGATTGACCGGAAAGAAATGATGATTTCAGAACCTGTATCGACAAACGGCAAGCCCAAAATTTCCACCAAACCTGTGGTGACCAGCACAAGTAAAATGACCAGTAGCATTACGTTCTACCCCAACGACCCGAGCTCTTCTAGaaccagcagccgcagcagcagtgTGTCCAGCGAAGCCATGCCTACAAAGGAACGCCACACGTCGACCAGTAACATCCTCATAG GTCCCACCAGCGACCACCACGGAAGTGTGTCCGTCCCTTACGAAATATCCATCCCCAAGAGTGAGATCCCACTGCGCTCACACCCGGACCAAGACAGTGGGATGGATTATTCCAGCGATTCCTCCTCCAGGCCCAAACTCGGCACCTCCAGAGTGGAGAGCACGGCAAGCCACCGGAGCTACCAGCGCAACAACTTCAGCTCCCTGTCCTCGGACTGCACCGCCGACCTGAACGACATGGAATCGGGCTtcgaaagcagcagcagcagcaccacggTGACCAGCTGGAGAAGCCAAAGACAAAACCCTCACTCTCTGGAGGACGCCATGCCTGACATGCGGAATGTGACGGTGAGAAGCACGTGGAGGAACAGAGGAGCTGTGTCTGCGGACGAAACCAGGAGAGGGAGAGGTGGCACCAAGGCGGTGATGGACGGTGGGTCGGAAGATGAAGTGGAAGCGGCACCAACTTGGAGAGCTTATCCCGCTACCACCACTGACATGGAGGAAGTGGTCAACAGTCGAACTGGAACTAGTGGGAGCACTGCAGCTGCGAAGGGAGTCAAACCGTCACGTGCTGAG GTGTACATGCGCCAGATCAACAGTACTGAAGACACAGGACTCCGTCGAACCAAAAGATCTCAGTCACCCTCTGTGGATGCAGGAGGTCTGGTACGGTCCATACCTCACGCACCAGTTACCTCTCAGTCCTGGGGCAGGCCTTCCTCACAGTCGCCACAG AGCATCGACGAGAGCCCGTCCTCCTGGAGACAGCAGACGTCTTACGAGCGGACCACCAAGCCTAAAGGGGAGCTGTGGTCCAGCAGAAGTCAGGGATCAGGGGCCAGGACTGAAGGACGGGGTGGCGCTGGGAGCCGACCATGGACACATCGCCAGGCTGAGCATCACTAA